The DNA window tgctcccggtgctagcacttcagtgctggtggtaagtctcctttgataattcaatatgttccttccgttgatgaatataccagtcgtaggcccatagggttcgacgagcgtctccgtaggtttaagatgccgtcgacccggtggggggatcatttgaaggaattttattttacaaacttaggagattacctaggtcgggtccggatgggccccggccctccggaacctattcccttaggtccgtcggcttacatagcgtccagctggtttcggccctcggacagttatcttggagatgatgctgccagcattaaagttcgggactttgctagggccgaactagggagtccgggtaggagtagtttatttctTTGCACCTTTTTGTAAGTAGTTTCTCACGGACTTTTAACACTTGCTTGTTTTATTGGAACAGTACCTCCATGGACGCCATCCTGGAACAAAGTGGCTggggtccatactccggtggctcctccggctttcaccccctctcccccggccccttccttgaaggtttcttccggcgctcctcccgaaaccatcgacttggtggatgacgaggaggtgcttccgggagaaggccaggggaaagggtgggacttctcggaggaagccgccgagggtgctTGGAGAACCTCAAGCtcttccagtggtagcagaggaggacgaggaggagtctgaagtggctctgattcgcaagcgtaagggcaagatgatcgcccgggacgagccgaagaggcctcggagggccgacactcccgctcatggcctagacggcggggtgtcTCCggtggaggaaaatcctgctcctcctcgcattgagcttaccccgattccgggggatgaggcaaggcaggagcttcgcatagccaaacacaactacgctatggacgagtactcccggggatatgccgatgtggaggcccttaggaggattttgcgagcggaggttgaggcgagtattaaccatccggactatcatgatccgtggaacctcaacctggatcctttggcagactggttccgtcccctcctagggcccactctggctcccttcgccgcggaaatgaccggtgagttcgcctctcagcttacacgctgtgcgcccaagcggtttgccacttgcgcttccctgaactccatcttccaagtccaggacctcagccattccctcacagtggtaagtactttgcaacttcttgcgtttcctttttggtgtttgtattttgttttcttcctttgagaaatttttccttacatcccgttatggttcagcttgcagctgaggctggtcgcctctccaagaacatcataagccatggcttcgctctgtccgattttggggacatgaacgacgtcaagaaggtcctccaagaccttacagcggagaggcagatctaccaggaggctgccgagcgccaggaagcagcggccaaggctaaggaagagagggccaaggccagggaggaggaggccatccggagggaggctcaggcggaggacatgatccaggccgaggcccagcggagaggcaggatggaggcccatcatcaggaggagctaagggctcaaaccgaggctgccgagaaggctaggcgggaccttcgggaggccagggaggctttggacgaaatggccgccaaggtgaggtctctagaggagactcaccagtcggatattgaatccaaggccgctctggctgcggagttgaaggagcttcggaCTATAAAGATCAGTCTattaggaaggccaagagggccgagctcctttctcccgtctcctgtgcccggtgcccgaagcgctttgatgatggtgtctacatggcttgggccaccaacgatcagagtatcaagctttccttctatcccaaacccgaggacatgattgccaaatttcgggagaagaagaagagacttgatgctgagcttgaggcacggatcggacctcgtcttccgccgcgggctgactgagctgccatatTGCCCGGCCAGTTGTACCCGTTCTTttcataactcttttttttttctttgtacatatttgctgctgccttagaacaatttacttacaggcggcagcttttatttgaaggggagacaatttaaggcctgtccccgggccatttatatgtgtatgacctaaccttcgggttaggatattttattttttttttatttatatatatgtgcgatattttttccacactttatatatttcaacctgtcctttggctcaggatttcatacttacgctctttatttttgcgcatgtttttgacctgccctttgggtcaggatattttacttagcttaacctgccctttgggtcaggatgttttacttagcttgacctgccctttgggtcaggatattttacttagcttaacctgccctttgggtcaggatgttttacttagcttgacctgccctttgggtcaggatattttacttagcttaacctgccctttgggtcaggatgttttacttagcttgacctgccctttgggtcaggatattttacttagcttgtttttatttgtccgtgtggtataccctagtacccccctgagtggcatagaaactttgtttttaaggcactca is part of the Cannabis sativa cultivar Pink pepper isolate KNU-18-1 chromosome 5, ASM2916894v1, whole genome shotgun sequence genome and encodes:
- the LOC133038478 gene encoding uncharacterized protein LOC133038478, whose protein sequence is MIARDEPKRPRRADTPAHGLDGGVSPVEENPAPPRIELTPIPGDEARQELRIAKHNYAMDEYSRGYADVEALRRILRAEVEASINHPDYHDPWNLNLDPLADWFRPLLGPTLAPFAAEMTGEFASQLTRCAPKRFATCASLNSIFQVQDLSHSLTVLAAEAGRLSKNIISHGFALSDFGDMNDVKKVLQDLTAERQIYQEAAERQEAAAKAKEERAKAREEEAIRREAQAEDMIQAEAQRRGRMEAHHQEELRAQTEAAEKARRDLREAREALDEMAAKVRSLEETHQSDIESKAALAAELKELRTIKIRMVDN